A stretch of the Papaver somniferum cultivar HN1 chromosome 6, ASM357369v1, whole genome shotgun sequence genome encodes the following:
- the LOC113287306 gene encoding allantoate deiminase 1-like isoform X2: MGKEEEEEEIGKELFPDILREEAVSRLNELGEVSDADGHLERTFMSPASKKAISLVQIWMEDAGLRTWVDQMGNVHGRADGMNSHAEALLIGSHLDTIIDAGIFDGPLGIVCAVSALKVLKIRGKLGNLKRPVEVIAFSDEEGVRFQSTFLGSAAISGTRPASALQISDKSGVTVQDVLKENSFDATEESYLQLKYDPQSVWGYIEVHIEQGPVLESVGLPLGVVKGIAGQTRLKVTVRGSQGHAGTVPMSMRQDPMTAAAELIVLLETMCKNPADFISYDKHCNGFAAESLAGSLVCTVGEISSWPGAINVIPGQVTFTVDLRTMDDMAREAIIFEISNRMYQTCDRRSVSCIIERKHDAEAVMCDPGLSSELKSAANSALKRVAGEIQDKVPVLMSGAGHDAMAMSHLTKVGMLFVRCRGGISHSPAEHVLDDDVWIAGLAILAFVETYL, translated from the exons atgggaaaagaagaagaagaagaagaaataggaaAAGAATTGTTTCCAGATATTCTTAGAGAAGAAGCAGTATCAAGACTTAATGAGTTAGGAGAG GTCAGTGATGCTGACGGTCATCTTGAGCGGACATTCATGAGTCCCGCTTCTAAAAAGGCTATCAGTCTTGTCCAAATATGGATGGAGGATGCGGGTTTAAGAAC GTGGGTGGACCAGATGGGAAATGTACATGGTCGGGCAGATGGAATGAACAGTCATGCTGAAgctttattgattggttcccATTTG GACACCATCATTGATGCAGGAATTTTTGATGGGCCGTTAGGTATAGTTTGTGCAGTGTCTGCCTTAAAGGTTTTAAAGATCAGAGGGAAGCTAGGGAATCTTAAGAGACCAGTTGAG GTCATTGCCTTTTCAGATGAGGAAGGTGTTAGGTTCCAGTCTACCTTCTTAGGAAGTGCTGCTATATCTGGGACTCGGCCAGCCTCAGCTTTGCAGATATCAGATAAAAG TGGTGTAACAGTGCAAGATGTTCTTAAGGAAAACTCTTTTGATGCTACGGAGGAAAGTTACCTTCAGCTGAAGTATGACCCACAATCAGTCTGGGGTTACATTGAG GTTCATATTGAACAAGGCCCTGTCCTGGAATCAGTTGGTCTTCCTCTTGGAGTGGTAAAAGGCATTGCTGGGCAGACACGATTGAAG GTGACTGTAAGAGGTTCACAAGGGCATGCTGGAACAGTCCCAATGTCTATGCGTCAGGATCCAATGACTGCTGCTGCTGAACTGATTGTACTGTTGGAAACTATGTGTAAAAATCCTGCAGATTTCATATCTTATGACAAACATTGCAATGGTTTTGCAGCAGAGTCGCTTGCAGGATCCCTTGTTTGTACAGTAGGAGAAATATCCAGCTGGCCAGGTGCAATTAATGTTATCCCAGGCCAG GTGACATTCACTGTGGACTTAAGAACGATGGATGATATGGCACGCGAGGCTATTATTTTCGAAATTTCTAACCGGATGTATCAAACCTGCGACCGACGATCTGTTTCTTGCATCATTGAACGCAAG CATGATGCAGAGGCAGTGATGTGCGATCCTGGACTAAGTTCAGAGCTGAAGTCGGCAGCTAATTCTGCACTAAAGAGAGTCGCAGGTGAGATTCAAGATAAAGTGCCTGTGTTGATGAGTGGAGCGGGACATGATGCAATGGCTATGTCTCATCTAACTAAG GTTGGCATGCTGTTCGTCCGTTGTCGCGGAGGAATTAGCCACTCTCCTGCAGAGCATGTTTTGGATGATGATGTTTGGATTGCAGGTTTGGCTATCTTAGCATTTGTTGAAACCTACTTGTAA
- the LOC113287306 gene encoding allantoate deiminase 1-like isoform X1 — MFVIRVSFIFFFLLFILPSTVFSFTCLEMGKEEEEEEIGKELFPDILREEAVSRLNELGEVSDADGHLERTFMSPASKKAISLVQIWMEDAGLRTWVDQMGNVHGRADGMNSHAEALLIGSHLDTIIDAGIFDGPLGIVCAVSALKVLKIRGKLGNLKRPVEVIAFSDEEGVRFQSTFLGSAAISGTRPASALQISDKSGVTVQDVLKENSFDATEESYLQLKYDPQSVWGYIEVHIEQGPVLESVGLPLGVVKGIAGQTRLKVTVRGSQGHAGTVPMSMRQDPMTAAAELIVLLETMCKNPADFISYDKHCNGFAAESLAGSLVCTVGEISSWPGAINVIPGQVTFTVDLRTMDDMAREAIIFEISNRMYQTCDRRSVSCIIERKHDAEAVMCDPGLSSELKSAANSALKRVAGEIQDKVPVLMSGAGHDAMAMSHLTKVGMLFVRCRGGISHSPAEHVLDDDVWIAGLAILAFVETYL, encoded by the exons ATGTTTGTCATCAGAGTTtctttcatattcttcttcttattattcatACTTCCTTCCACAGTTTTTTCCTTTACTT GTTTGGAgatgggaaaagaagaagaagaagaagaaataggaaAAGAATTGTTTCCAGATATTCTTAGAGAAGAAGCAGTATCAAGACTTAATGAGTTAGGAGAG GTCAGTGATGCTGACGGTCATCTTGAGCGGACATTCATGAGTCCCGCTTCTAAAAAGGCTATCAGTCTTGTCCAAATATGGATGGAGGATGCGGGTTTAAGAAC GTGGGTGGACCAGATGGGAAATGTACATGGTCGGGCAGATGGAATGAACAGTCATGCTGAAgctttattgattggttcccATTTG GACACCATCATTGATGCAGGAATTTTTGATGGGCCGTTAGGTATAGTTTGTGCAGTGTCTGCCTTAAAGGTTTTAAAGATCAGAGGGAAGCTAGGGAATCTTAAGAGACCAGTTGAG GTCATTGCCTTTTCAGATGAGGAAGGTGTTAGGTTCCAGTCTACCTTCTTAGGAAGTGCTGCTATATCTGGGACTCGGCCAGCCTCAGCTTTGCAGATATCAGATAAAAG TGGTGTAACAGTGCAAGATGTTCTTAAGGAAAACTCTTTTGATGCTACGGAGGAAAGTTACCTTCAGCTGAAGTATGACCCACAATCAGTCTGGGGTTACATTGAG GTTCATATTGAACAAGGCCCTGTCCTGGAATCAGTTGGTCTTCCTCTTGGAGTGGTAAAAGGCATTGCTGGGCAGACACGATTGAAG GTGACTGTAAGAGGTTCACAAGGGCATGCTGGAACAGTCCCAATGTCTATGCGTCAGGATCCAATGACTGCTGCTGCTGAACTGATTGTACTGTTGGAAACTATGTGTAAAAATCCTGCAGATTTCATATCTTATGACAAACATTGCAATGGTTTTGCAGCAGAGTCGCTTGCAGGATCCCTTGTTTGTACAGTAGGAGAAATATCCAGCTGGCCAGGTGCAATTAATGTTATCCCAGGCCAG GTGACATTCACTGTGGACTTAAGAACGATGGATGATATGGCACGCGAGGCTATTATTTTCGAAATTTCTAACCGGATGTATCAAACCTGCGACCGACGATCTGTTTCTTGCATCATTGAACGCAAG CATGATGCAGAGGCAGTGATGTGCGATCCTGGACTAAGTTCAGAGCTGAAGTCGGCAGCTAATTCTGCACTAAAGAGAGTCGCAGGTGAGATTCAAGATAAAGTGCCTGTGTTGATGAGTGGAGCGGGACATGATGCAATGGCTATGTCTCATCTAACTAAG GTTGGCATGCTGTTCGTCCGTTGTCGCGGAGGAATTAGCCACTCTCCTGCAGAGCATGTTTTGGATGATGATGTTTGGATTGCAGGTTTGGCTATCTTAGCATTTGTTGAAACCTACTTGTAA
- the LOC113287306 gene encoding allantoate deiminase 1-like isoform X3, with translation MSPASKKAISLVQIWMEDAGLRTWVDQMGNVHGRADGMNSHAEALLIGSHLDTIIDAGIFDGPLGIVCAVSALKVLKIRGKLGNLKRPVEVIAFSDEEGVRFQSTFLGSAAISGTRPASALQISDKSGVTVQDVLKENSFDATEESYLQLKYDPQSVWGYIEVHIEQGPVLESVGLPLGVVKGIAGQTRLKVTVRGSQGHAGTVPMSMRQDPMTAAAELIVLLETMCKNPADFISYDKHCNGFAAESLAGSLVCTVGEISSWPGAINVIPGQVTFTVDLRTMDDMAREAIIFEISNRMYQTCDRRSVSCIIERKHDAEAVMCDPGLSSELKSAANSALKRVAGEIQDKVPVLMSGAGHDAMAMSHLTKVGMLFVRCRGGISHSPAEHVLDDDVWIAGLAILAFVETYL, from the exons ATGAGTCCCGCTTCTAAAAAGGCTATCAGTCTTGTCCAAATATGGATGGAGGATGCGGGTTTAAGAAC GTGGGTGGACCAGATGGGAAATGTACATGGTCGGGCAGATGGAATGAACAGTCATGCTGAAgctttattgattggttcccATTTG GACACCATCATTGATGCAGGAATTTTTGATGGGCCGTTAGGTATAGTTTGTGCAGTGTCTGCCTTAAAGGTTTTAAAGATCAGAGGGAAGCTAGGGAATCTTAAGAGACCAGTTGAG GTCATTGCCTTTTCAGATGAGGAAGGTGTTAGGTTCCAGTCTACCTTCTTAGGAAGTGCTGCTATATCTGGGACTCGGCCAGCCTCAGCTTTGCAGATATCAGATAAAAG TGGTGTAACAGTGCAAGATGTTCTTAAGGAAAACTCTTTTGATGCTACGGAGGAAAGTTACCTTCAGCTGAAGTATGACCCACAATCAGTCTGGGGTTACATTGAG GTTCATATTGAACAAGGCCCTGTCCTGGAATCAGTTGGTCTTCCTCTTGGAGTGGTAAAAGGCATTGCTGGGCAGACACGATTGAAG GTGACTGTAAGAGGTTCACAAGGGCATGCTGGAACAGTCCCAATGTCTATGCGTCAGGATCCAATGACTGCTGCTGCTGAACTGATTGTACTGTTGGAAACTATGTGTAAAAATCCTGCAGATTTCATATCTTATGACAAACATTGCAATGGTTTTGCAGCAGAGTCGCTTGCAGGATCCCTTGTTTGTACAGTAGGAGAAATATCCAGCTGGCCAGGTGCAATTAATGTTATCCCAGGCCAG GTGACATTCACTGTGGACTTAAGAACGATGGATGATATGGCACGCGAGGCTATTATTTTCGAAATTTCTAACCGGATGTATCAAACCTGCGACCGACGATCTGTTTCTTGCATCATTGAACGCAAG CATGATGCAGAGGCAGTGATGTGCGATCCTGGACTAAGTTCAGAGCTGAAGTCGGCAGCTAATTCTGCACTAAAGAGAGTCGCAGGTGAGATTCAAGATAAAGTGCCTGTGTTGATGAGTGGAGCGGGACATGATGCAATGGCTATGTCTCATCTAACTAAG GTTGGCATGCTGTTCGTCCGTTGTCGCGGAGGAATTAGCCACTCTCCTGCAGAGCATGTTTTGGATGATGATGTTTGGATTGCAGGTTTGGCTATCTTAGCATTTGTTGAAACCTACTTGTAA